Proteins encoded in a region of the Mucilaginibacter sabulilitoris genome:
- a CDS encoding SDR family oxidoreductase, whose amino-acid sequence MNTNTFPSLKGQAALVTGADSGIGKGVALALAASGAKLVINYAHNQAAAEATVNEIKATGGEAFAVKADVSQEAEVKAMFAQMYAQYGTIDILVNNAGLQRDSSFVDMSLDDWNKVISVNLTGQFLCSREAAREFIRRGIVEERSQAAGKIICMSSVHEVIPWGGHVNYAASKGGISMFMKSIAQELAPHKIRVIGIGPGAIQTPINKAAWETPEALDKLLTLIPYNRIGKPHDIGKLAAWLASDEADYITGTTIFMDGGMTLYPGFADNG is encoded by the coding sequence ATGAATACAAATACATTCCCATCATTAAAAGGACAAGCGGCCCTGGTTACCGGTGCCGATAGTGGTATAGGCAAAGGTGTTGCCCTGGCTTTAGCCGCCTCCGGTGCCAAACTAGTTATAAATTATGCACATAACCAGGCTGCCGCCGAAGCCACAGTCAACGAAATTAAAGCTACAGGCGGGGAAGCCTTTGCTGTGAAAGCCGATGTTAGCCAGGAAGCCGAAGTGAAAGCCATGTTTGCACAAATGTACGCACAGTATGGTACCATAGATATTTTGGTAAACAATGCTGGTTTACAAAGAGATTCGAGTTTTGTAGATATGAGTCTGGACGATTGGAATAAAGTAATTAGTGTTAATCTTACCGGTCAGTTTCTATGTTCGCGCGAGGCTGCGCGCGAGTTTATACGCAGGGGAATTGTAGAAGAACGAAGCCAGGCAGCAGGTAAAATTATTTGTATGAGCAGCGTTCATGAAGTAATACCATGGGGAGGGCACGTTAATTATGCTGCCAGTAAAGGCGGCATTAGTATGTTTATGAAAAGTATTGCGCAGGAACTGGCACCTCATAAAATAAGGGTAATAGGTATAGGCCCAGGCGCTATACAAACACCTATTAATAAAGCTGCCTGGGAAACACCCGAAGCATTAGATAAGTTATTAACCCTGATACCTTATAACCGGATTGGTAAGCCCCACGACATTGGAAAACTTGCCGCCTGGCTTGCATCTGACGAGGCAGATTACATAACCGGCACCACTATTTTTATGGATGGCGGCATGACTTTGTACCCTGGCTTCGCAGATAACGGTTAA
- a CDS encoding menaquinone biosynthetic enzyme MqnA/MqnD family protein: MNKIRISAVSYTNTKPFIYGIQHSGISDKIELSLDMPSDCAQKLIDDVVDIGLIPVAATLSLPQWEIISDYCIGAVGAVNSVFIFSNCDIKDVKYLQLDPESRSSNNLALVLLKNHWQLSPELIRNAGDYAQSTEPNTAFVQIGDRTFGKKDKYKFVYDLAEEWQKFTGLPFMFAAWIANKPIPQDFMNEFNAAMKYGLDHRAELFDELPMRDDFDIKDYLMHKIDFDLTEDKKKAFYRFLEYIKAL; encoded by the coding sequence GTGAATAAAATAAGAATATCAGCTGTAAGCTACACTAACACCAAGCCCTTTATATATGGTATCCAACATAGCGGAATATCAGACAAAATTGAATTAAGCCTTGACATGCCGTCAGACTGTGCCCAAAAACTTATTGATGATGTGGTTGACATCGGACTTATTCCCGTTGCAGCAACACTTAGCCTTCCGCAGTGGGAAATTATATCAGACTATTGCATTGGCGCTGTGGGCGCAGTAAATTCAGTTTTTATATTTAGTAATTGCGATATTAAAGATGTAAAATACCTGCAGCTTGATCCTGAATCGCGCTCGTCAAATAATCTTGCGCTGGTATTATTAAAAAATCATTGGCAGCTAAGTCCCGAACTTATCAGGAACGCAGGCGATTATGCACAGTCGACTGAGCCAAATACCGCATTTGTGCAGATAGGCGACCGTACTTTTGGTAAAAAAGACAAATACAAATTTGTATATGATCTTGCCGAAGAATGGCAGAAATTTACTGGGTTACCTTTTATGTTCGCCGCTTGGATAGCCAACAAACCTATCCCGCAGGATTTTATGAACGAGTTTAATGCGGCCATGAAATATGGTCTTGACCACCGCGCCGAACTTTTTGATGAGTTACCTATGCGTGATGATTTCGACATTAAAGATTACCTGATGCATAAAATTGATTTTGACCTAACAGAGGATAAAAAGAAGGCATTTTATAGGTTTTTAGAGTATATAAAAGCTTTATAA